One segment of Terriglobia bacterium DNA contains the following:
- the pgeF gene encoding peptidoglycan editing factor PgeF — protein sequence MVSKRNVPKRRAAKRSLSTAEIETSLADAGFSRKAPMAAPYAIKQQRAKRDRERSGPAPKTGKLQILRAKSLGKFPWLVHGFSTRQGGVTSEYGRRQLNLGVTKEDTHENVARNRELFARALGAQTDGHLWPLVQTHQIHSPIVHRVSCSEPHPAAGDGLITNTPGVLIAVKVADCIPVIAVDPVRRAVGVFHAGWRGTMQRILQKGIGEMRRQFGSDPSDILVAIGAGISVCCYQVGDEVLEQFHSQFSYADELIEEVFDSHSLHVKYPLLFLNQRAPGHGELPKVPHLDLIKANTRQAVDAGVPEQNIEALNLCTACRTDIFFSHRKEHVTGRMMAAVGIKGGS from the coding sequence ATGGTGTCCAAGCGCAATGTCCCAAAAAGGCGCGCAGCCAAGCGCTCCCTCAGCACTGCCGAAATCGAAACCAGCCTCGCCGATGCCGGTTTTAGCCGCAAGGCGCCCATGGCCGCGCCGTATGCAATCAAGCAGCAGCGCGCAAAGAGAGATCGGGAGCGATCCGGCCCTGCGCCCAAGACGGGCAAACTGCAGATTCTTCGAGCGAAGTCTCTGGGCAAGTTCCCCTGGCTGGTACACGGTTTCAGCACGCGCCAGGGCGGCGTCACTTCCGAGTACGGTCGACGCCAGTTAAATCTAGGCGTCACGAAGGAAGACACTCACGAGAACGTTGCGCGGAATCGGGAGTTGTTTGCGCGCGCGCTCGGGGCTCAAACCGACGGCCATCTCTGGCCACTGGTGCAGACGCATCAGATTCACTCCCCGATCGTTCACCGCGTCAGCTGCTCAGAACCCCACCCTGCGGCTGGTGACGGACTGATCACCAACACTCCCGGAGTGCTGATTGCGGTGAAAGTCGCCGATTGCATTCCGGTAATCGCTGTCGACCCGGTGCGCCGTGCCGTGGGAGTTTTTCATGCGGGGTGGCGAGGCACCATGCAGCGCATCTTACAGAAAGGAATTGGCGAGATGCGCCGCCAATTCGGCAGCGATCCCTCTGACATCCTGGTCGCCATCGGCGCCGGGATCAGTGTCTGCTGCTACCAGGTCGGAGATGAAGTCCTCGAACAGTTCCACTCGCAGTTCTCCTATGCGGATGAACTCATCGAAGAGGTTTTCGACTCGCATTCCCTGCACGTGAAATATCCGCTGCTCTTCCTCAACCAGCGCGCACCCGGCCATGGCGAACTGCCTAAAGTCCCGCATCTCGATCTCATCAAGGCCAACACGCGTCAGGCTGTCGATGCCGGCGTGCCGGAGCAGAACATCGAAGCACTGAACCTGTGCACCGCGTGTCGAACCGATATCTTCTTCTCACACCGTAAAGAGCATGTGACAGGGAGGATGATGGCGGCCGTAGGAATTAAAGGCGGTTCTTAG
- a CDS encoding HU family DNA-binding protein gives MTKADLIEEVSRLAEVTRKDSEVIVETIFDSVVRALRAGDKIEIRGFGSFRTRQRKARVGRNPKTGDRVEVPPKKIPFFKPSKELKDVVNESEATPAATPNQPE, from the coding sequence ATGACCAAAGCCGACCTGATCGAAGAGGTATCTCGACTGGCAGAAGTGACCCGGAAGGACTCCGAAGTCATCGTCGAAACGATTTTCGACAGCGTAGTGCGTGCGCTTCGCGCCGGGGATAAGATCGAGATCCGCGGCTTCGGCAGTTTCCGCACCCGCCAGCGCAAAGCCCGCGTCGGCCGCAATCCCAAAACCGGCGACCGCGTCGAAGTGCCGCCCAAGAAAATTCCTTTCTTCAAGCCCAGTAAGGAGTTGAAGGACGTCGTCAACGAGAGCGAGGCGACACCTGCAGCAACTCCGAATCAGCCGGAGTAA
- a CDS encoding DUF1634 domain-containing protein encodes MAQDTEIANPPTSTEENVYSVVYYALLGGMIVSSILFAIGIIRALMHPAYYPLDPAWVRSHYSFSWVMHGLVALDPVALMMAGAVLLILTPVARVIVSIYAFSVDRDFKFVVITGIVFLVMVLTVVAGLLGLK; translated from the coding sequence ATGGCACAAGATACGGAAATCGCGAACCCACCGACCTCGACCGAAGAGAACGTTTATTCCGTTGTCTACTACGCCCTGCTGGGCGGAATGATCGTCAGCTCTATCCTGTTCGCGATCGGGATTATTCGCGCGCTCATGCACCCGGCGTACTATCCGCTGGATCCCGCCTGGGTACGCTCCCATTACAGCTTCTCCTGGGTGATGCACGGGCTTGTGGCGCTGGACCCGGTGGCGCTGATGATGGCCGGGGCGGTATTGCTGATCCTGACTCCGGTCGCTCGCGTAATTGTCTCTATCTACGCCTTCTCGGTTGATCGTGACTTCAAATTTGTGGTCATTACCGGGATTGTCTTCCTCGTTATGGTTCTGACCGTAGTTGCGGGCCTACTGGGCCTAAAGTAG